A window of Tissierellales bacterium contains these coding sequences:
- a CDS encoding patatin family protein, producing MIAENVGLVLEGGGMRGSYTSGVLAVLMDENIRFPYVIGVSAGASNGANFVAGQRERNRKVFIDYVENKEYSGFKHLIKNKSYFNMDFLYSALPNDIVPFDYDTFQKSETTFKACVTHCETGKPIYFEKSDFDPEHYMEAVLRASSSLPVISQPVEINEELYYDGGIVDPIPIEKSIKDGNFYNVIILTRNKEYRKTEQKSGLITKSKLKNYPKIREAIKVRHIRYNLLLDVIDKLEEDGKVYIFRPEKSLEVDRLEKDISKLEELYDQGYREAMLQMDKFKKWLKGTKA from the coding sequence ATGATAGCTGAAAATGTAGGGTTAGTGCTAGAAGGAGGGGGTATGAGAGGCTCATATACTTCTGGTGTTCTAGCTGTTCTTATGGATGAAAACATTAGATTTCCTTATGTAATAGGGGTTTCTGCAGGAGCAAGTAATGGAGCAAATTTTGTAGCTGGACAAAGGGAGAGAAATAGAAAAGTATTTATTGACTATGTAGAGAATAAAGAATACTCAGGATTTAAACATTTAATTAAAAATAAAAGTTATTTCAATATGGACTTTTTATATAGTGCTTTACCAAATGACATAGTACCTTTTGATTACGACACTTTTCAAAAGTCCGAAACGACTTTTAAGGCTTGTGTTACTCACTGTGAAACAGGAAAACCTATATATTTTGAAAAAAGTGACTTTGATCCAGAACATTATATGGAAGCAGTTCTTAGAGCATCTAGTAGTTTACCAGTTATATCCCAACCAGTGGAGATAAATGAAGAGTTATATTATGATGGTGGAATTGTGGATCCTATTCCTATAGAGAAATCTATTAAAGATGGAAATTTCTATAATGTAATAATATTAACGAGAAATAAAGAATATAGAAAAACTGAACAAAAATCAGGATTAATTACCAAAAGTAAATTAAAAAACTATCCTAAAATAAGAGAGGCCATAAAGGTACGACATATTCGTTATAATTTACTACTGGATGTAATAGATAAGCTCGAAGAAGATGGTAAAGTATATATATTCAGACCTGAAAAAAGTCTTGAAGTAGATAGACTGGAGAAAGATATTTCAAAACTTGAAGAACTATATGACCAAGGATATAGGGAAGCCATGCTTCAAATGGACAAATTTAAAAAATGGTTAAAAGGGACGAAAGCTTAA
- a CDS encoding ribonuclease H-like YkuK family protein, with product MYSPTYGKVSFEEMVNIIKSFISEQPEISYNISVGTDSQNFGYTKMVVVVAVHRVGKGGIFFYDINRIKAINNISQKLLHETSVSLEIATKLSEVFEKEEISYDISIHVDAGENGQTSKLIPEIVGWIKACGFQCETKPNSYAASSIADKFSK from the coding sequence ATGTATAGCCCGACATATGGTAAGGTATCTTTTGAAGAAATGGTTAATATTATAAAAAGTTTTATTTCTGAACAACCTGAAATCAGTTACAATATATCCGTAGGTACTGATAGTCAAAACTTTGGATATACTAAAATGGTAGTAGTTGTAGCAGTTCATAGAGTAGGAAAAGGTGGAATATTCTTTTATGATATTAATCGTATTAAAGCCATTAATAATATATCTCAAAAGCTATTACATGAGACTAGTGTTAGTTTAGAAATAGCTACAAAATTATCGGAAGTTTTTGAAAAAGAAGAAATAAGTTATGATATAAGTATACATGTAGATGCTGGAGAGAATGGACAGACTTCAAAACTAATTCCAGAAATAGTAGGTTGGATAAAAGCTTGTGGATTTCAGTGTGAAACGAAACCTAATTCTTATGCAGCATCCTCTATAGCCGATAAGTTTTCAAAATAG
- a CDS encoding superoxide dismutase family protein, with product MDYYNIDNSYAKIQGGPIAPDLFGTVYFYNVPGGTEVSVEVWGLPNYEPATNSEAPIGPFGFHIHENGSCEIGNPENPFQAAGGHWNPTNQPHGNHAGDFPVLFSNNGYARMSFFTNRFKPSDVIGRSVIIHQNPDDYRTQPSGDAGKRMACGVICRLY from the coding sequence ATGGATTATTATAATATAGACAATTCGTACGCGAAAATCCAAGGTGGTCCTATTGCGCCTGATTTATTTGGAACAGTATATTTTTATAATGTACCTGGTGGTACGGAAGTATCAGTTGAAGTATGGGGATTACCTAATTATGAACCAGCTACTAATAGCGAAGCCCCTATTGGTCCCTTTGGCTTCCATATTCATGAAAATGGTTCTTGTGAAATAGGAAATCCTGAAAATCCATTTCAAGCAGCTGGAGGTCATTGGAATCCTACAAATCAACCTCACGGAAATCACGCTGGAGATTTTCCTGTTCTATTTTCAAATAATGGTTATGCTAGAATGAGCTTTTTTACAAATAGGTTTAAACCCAGTGATGTTATAGGAAGATCTGTAATTATTCATCAAAATCCTGATGATTATAGGACACAACCTTCAGGAGATGCGGGAAAGAGAATGGCTTGCGGGGTTATATGTAGGCTTTATTGA